A window of the Microbacterium sp. AZCO genome harbors these coding sequences:
- a CDS encoding DNA topoisomerase IV subunit B, translating into MVTSEYSAHHLQVLEGLEAVRKRPGMYIGSTDSRGLMHCLWEIIDNSVDEALAGHGTRIDIVLHPDGSVEVRDRARGIPVDIEPRTGLSGVEVVFTKLHAGGKFGGGSYAASGGLHGVGASVVNALSERLDVEVDRGGKTWAMSFHRGEPGTFAGGTPDAPFSPFEKSSELRVAGRAAKGVTGTRIRYWADRQIFTKDATFNLEELEQRARQTAFLVPGLEIVISDQREGGVNETSFRFDGGISEFADFLAPDAAITDTWRLTGSGTFTETVPVLQPSGAMVPTEVQRECEVDIAVRWGTGYETVGRSFVNIISTPKGGTHQQGFELGLMKVLRSQVEQNARRLKVGNDKLEKDDILAGLTTVLTVRLPEPQFEGQTKEVLGTPAVRQIVANVVTRELTARFTSTKRDDKNQTALLLDKIVSEMKARISARTHKETQRRKNALESSSLPAKLADCRTNDVAQSELFIVEGDSALGTAKHARNSEYQALLPIRGKILNVQKASISDMLGNAECASIIQVIGAGSGRSFDIDAARYGKVILMSDADVDGAHIRTLLLTLFFRYMRPLIEEGRVFAAVPPLHRVVVMNPGSKPNETIYTYSEQELHGLLTKLGKSGKRWQEPVQRYKGLGEMDAEQLATTTMDRNGRTLRRVRLEDAEAATTVFELLMGNEVAPRREFIVSSSDRLSRESIDA; encoded by the coding sequence ATTGTGACCTCCGAGTATTCCGCCCATCATCTGCAGGTTCTGGAGGGTCTCGAGGCGGTCCGCAAGCGCCCCGGCATGTACATCGGCTCCACCGACTCGCGCGGCCTCATGCACTGCCTGTGGGAGATCATCGACAACTCCGTCGACGAGGCCCTCGCCGGTCACGGCACGCGGATCGACATCGTCCTGCACCCCGACGGCAGCGTCGAGGTGCGCGACCGGGCCCGCGGCATCCCCGTCGACATCGAGCCCCGCACCGGACTCTCCGGCGTCGAGGTCGTCTTCACGAAGCTCCACGCCGGCGGCAAGTTCGGCGGAGGGTCGTACGCCGCGTCGGGCGGCCTGCACGGAGTGGGCGCGTCGGTCGTCAACGCCCTCTCCGAGCGCCTCGATGTCGAGGTCGATCGAGGCGGCAAGACGTGGGCGATGTCGTTCCACCGCGGCGAGCCGGGCACTTTCGCCGGCGGCACTCCCGACGCCCCCTTCTCGCCGTTCGAGAAGAGCTCGGAGCTGCGCGTCGCCGGTCGAGCCGCGAAGGGCGTCACGGGAACCCGCATCCGCTACTGGGCCGACCGCCAGATCTTCACGAAGGACGCCACCTTCAACCTCGAGGAGCTCGAGCAGCGCGCGCGTCAGACGGCGTTCCTCGTACCGGGCCTCGAGATCGTCATCAGCGACCAGCGCGAAGGCGGCGTCAACGAAACGAGCTTCCGCTTCGACGGCGGCATCTCGGAGTTCGCCGACTTCCTCGCCCCCGACGCGGCGATCACCGACACGTGGCGGCTCACGGGCTCCGGCACCTTCACCGAGACCGTGCCCGTGCTCCAGCCGTCCGGCGCCATGGTGCCCACCGAGGTGCAGCGCGAGTGCGAGGTCGACATCGCTGTGCGCTGGGGGACCGGCTACGAGACCGTCGGGCGCTCCTTCGTCAACATCATCTCCACGCCGAAGGGCGGCACGCACCAGCAGGGCTTCGAGCTCGGTCTCATGAAGGTGCTCCGGTCGCAGGTCGAGCAGAACGCCCGCCGCCTGAAGGTGGGCAACGACAAGCTCGAGAAGGACGACATCCTGGCGGGGCTCACGACGGTCCTCACCGTCCGCCTCCCCGAGCCGCAGTTCGAGGGGCAGACGAAGGAAGTGCTCGGCACGCCCGCGGTGCGCCAGATCGTCGCCAACGTCGTGACCCGCGAGCTCACCGCGCGCTTCACGTCGACCAAGCGCGACGACAAGAACCAGACGGCGCTCCTCCTCGACAAGATCGTCTCCGAGATGAAGGCGCGCATCTCGGCGCGCACGCACAAAGAGACGCAGCGCCGCAAGAACGCGCTGGAGTCGTCGTCGCTGCCCGCGAAGCTCGCCGACTGCCGCACGAACGACGTGGCCCAGTCGGAGCTCTTCATCGTCGAGGGCGACTCGGCACTCGGCACGGCGAAGCACGCCCGCAACAGCGAGTACCAGGCGCTGCTGCCGATCCGCGGCAAGATCCTCAACGTCCAGAAGGCGTCGATCAGCGACATGCTCGGCAACGCCGAGTGCGCGTCGATCATCCAGGTCATCGGCGCCGGCTCAGGCCGCTCGTTCGACATCGACGCGGCGCGCTACGGCAAGGTCATCCTGATGAGCGACGCCGACGTCGACGGCGCGCACATCCGCACGCTGCTACTGACACTGTTCTTCCGCTACATGCGCCCGCTCATCGAGGAGGGCCGTGTCTTCGCCGCCGTGCCGCCGCTGCACCGCGTCGTCGTCATGAACCCGGGCTCCAAGCCCAACGAGACAATCTACACCTACAGCGAGCAGGAGCTCCACGGGCTGCTCACGAAGCTCGGCAAGTCGGGCAAGCGCTGGCAGGAGCCCGTGCAGCGCTACAAGGGCCTCGGCGAGATGGATGCCGAGCAGCTGGCGACCACCACGATGGACCGCAACGGCCGCACGCTGCGCCGCGTGCGGCTCGAGGATGCCGAGGCCGCGACGACGGTGTTCGAGCTGCTGATGGGCAACGAGGTCGCGCCGCGCCGCGAGTTCATCGTCAGTTCGAGCGACCGGCTGTCGCGCGAGTCGATCGACGCGTAG
- a CDS encoding DNA topoisomerase IV subunit A: protein MPAPRTEPVPADHGRIEDIDVAAEMQGSFLEYAYSVIYSRALPDARDGLKPVQRRILFQMADMGLRPDRGHVKSARVVGEVMGKLHPHGDAPIYDALVRLAQPFSLRVPLVDGHGNFGSLDDGPAAPRYTEARLAPPALALTENLDEDVVDFIPNYDGQFQQPSVLPAAFPNLLVNGATGIAVGMATNMAPHNLIEVVGAAIHLLDNPEATVEELMEFVPGPDFPSGGIIVGLDGIKDAYATGRGSFRTRAKVAIESLGPRRTGLIVTELPYLVGPERIIEKIKDAVQSKKLQGISDVTDLTDRHNGLRLVIGIKTGFDPQAVLEHLYRLTPLEDSFSINNVALVGGQPKTLGLKELLRVYLDHRLQVVTRRSEYRLARRKERLHLVEGLLIAILDIDEVIQVIRSSDDGEQARGRLMEVFDLSQLQAEYILELRLRRLTKFSRIELETERDALLSEIAALEELLGSEVLLRAQVARELDAAAETYGTPRRTLLLNGGPVAPRSRAAASAPDLQIADAPCRVYLSATGRMVRAELTPEAPNGGIVTPSRRSKHDAILSAVDATTRGDLGAVTSTGRLVRFTPVDLPSVPGNSVQLAAGTRADQYLGLGAGEHVVGLVPLVDAPPIALGTLQGIVKRVSATELGSKHDLEIIALKDGDRVVGAAPATDGAELVFVVSDAQLLRFDADSVRPQGRSAGGMAGVRVAPGERVVYFGVVGASAFDAVVVTVAGSTQAIAGADAGSAKVSDFTEFPAKGRATGGVRAQRFLKGEDTLTLAWVGSDPRAVGPDGATRTLPPSGAKRDASGAPLDGVVGAVGTAIR from the coding sequence ATGCCCGCTCCCCGCACCGAACCAGTTCCCGCCGATCACGGACGCATCGAAGACATCGACGTCGCGGCGGAGATGCAGGGCTCCTTCCTCGAGTACGCCTACTCCGTCATCTACTCGCGGGCCCTTCCCGACGCCCGCGACGGGCTGAAGCCCGTGCAGCGCCGCATCCTGTTCCAGATGGCCGACATGGGGCTGCGCCCCGATCGAGGGCACGTCAAGAGCGCCCGCGTCGTCGGCGAGGTGATGGGAAAGCTCCACCCCCACGGCGACGCCCCCATCTACGACGCGCTCGTCCGTCTGGCGCAGCCCTTCTCGCTGCGCGTCCCGCTCGTCGACGGTCACGGCAACTTCGGCTCGCTCGACGACGGCCCTGCCGCGCCGCGCTACACGGAGGCGCGCCTCGCACCGCCGGCGCTCGCGCTGACCGAGAACCTCGACGAGGACGTCGTCGACTTCATCCCCAACTACGACGGCCAGTTCCAGCAGCCTTCCGTGCTGCCGGCCGCGTTCCCCAACCTGCTCGTCAACGGTGCGACGGGCATCGCCGTCGGCATGGCGACGAACATGGCTCCTCACAACCTCATCGAGGTCGTGGGCGCGGCCATCCATCTCCTCGACAATCCCGAGGCGACGGTCGAAGAGCTCATGGAGTTCGTGCCCGGCCCCGACTTCCCGTCGGGCGGCATCATCGTCGGACTCGACGGCATCAAGGACGCCTACGCCACCGGCCGCGGCAGCTTCCGCACCCGCGCGAAGGTCGCCATCGAGTCGCTCGGGCCGCGCCGGACCGGCCTCATCGTGACCGAGCTGCCGTACCTCGTCGGGCCCGAGCGGATCATCGAGAAGATCAAGGACGCGGTCCAGTCGAAGAAGCTGCAGGGCATCTCCGACGTCACCGACCTCACCGACCGGCACAACGGGCTGCGCCTCGTCATCGGCATCAAGACGGGCTTCGACCCGCAGGCCGTGCTCGAGCACCTCTACCGGCTGACGCCGCTCGAGGACTCCTTCAGCATCAACAATGTCGCCCTCGTCGGCGGCCAGCCGAAGACGCTCGGCCTCAAGGAGCTGCTGCGCGTCTACCTCGACCACCGCCTGCAGGTCGTGACGCGCCGCAGCGAATACCGCCTGGCCCGTCGCAAAGAGCGCCTGCACCTCGTCGAGGGCCTCCTCATCGCGATCCTCGACATCGACGAGGTCATCCAGGTCATCCGCTCGTCCGACGACGGCGAGCAGGCGCGCGGGCGTCTCATGGAGGTCTTCGACCTCTCGCAGCTGCAGGCGGAGTACATCCTCGAGCTGCGGCTGCGCCGCCTGACGAAGTTCTCCCGCATCGAGCTCGAGACCGAGCGCGACGCTCTCCTCTCCGAGATCGCGGCGCTCGAGGAGCTCCTCGGCAGCGAGGTGCTCCTGCGCGCCCAGGTCGCCCGTGAGCTCGATGCCGCGGCCGAGACCTACGGCACGCCGCGGCGCACCCTGCTCCTCAACGGCGGTCCCGTCGCGCCGCGCTCGCGCGCCGCCGCGTCGGCGCCCGACCTGCAGATCGCCGACGCACCGTGCCGCGTGTACCTCTCCGCGACGGGTCGCATGGTGCGCGCCGAGCTGACGCCCGAAGCGCCCAACGGCGGCATCGTGACGCCGTCGCGGCGCTCGAAGCACGACGCGATCCTCTCCGCCGTCGACGCCACCACCCGGGGCGATCTCGGCGCCGTCACGTCGACGGGGCGGCTCGTGCGCTTCACGCCCGTCGACCTGCCGTCGGTGCCGGGCAACTCCGTGCAGCTCGCGGCCGGGACACGAGCCGACCAGTACCTCGGCCTCGGCGCGGGTGAGCACGTCGTCGGCCTCGTGCCGCTCGTCGACGCGCCCCCCATCGCGCTCGGCACGCTGCAGGGCATCGTCAAGCGTGTGTCGGCGACGGAGCTCGGCAGCAAGCACGACCTCGAGATCATCGCCCTCAAGGACGGTGACCGCGTCGTGGGCGCAGCGCCCGCGACCGACGGCGCCGAGCTCGTCTTCGTCGTCTCCGACGCGCAGCTGCTGCGCTTCGACGCCGACTCGGTGCGGCCGCAGGGCCGCTCGGCCGGTGGGATGGCGGGCGTGCGCGTCGCGCCGGGCGAGCGGGTCGTCTACTTCGGCGTCGTCGGCGCGTCGGCGTTCGACGCGGTCGTCGTGACGGTCGCCGGCAGCACGCAGGCGATCGCCGGAGCCGATGCAGGGTCGGCGAAGGTGTCCGACTTCACGGAGTTCCCCGCGAAGGGCCGGGCGACCGGAGGCGTGCGCGCACAGCGCTTCCTCAAGGGCGAAGACACCCTCACCCTCGCGTGGGTCGGCAGCGATCCTCGCGCCGTCGGCCCGGACGGTGCGACCCGCACCCTCCCGCCGTCGGGAGCGAAGCGGGATGCCTCGGGAGCGCCCCTCGACGGCGTCGTGGGCGCCGTCGGCACCGCCATCCGCTGA
- the sepH gene encoding septation protein SepH, whose protein sequence is MEQLKVIATEDDVIVLATESGERFSLAIDDVLRAEVRRARRERDGDERSAPRPSPREIQAHIRAGLSTEEIAALLGARAEDIARFEGPVLAEREHIVGLALAVPVLLGSDLDGDTHPTFGTAVRAKLAEAGASGERWTSWKEATGWIVKLEFTASEIDHDARWSFEPRRSTLSPLNPDAIQLSRQGSLPEGLIPRLRALETPLVKDDTRFDSGAFGPRRLPDPEADLEKPEVPAPVAPAVQQAAIKRADEPNTTSPETADLLEALRRRRGQREPLPGADEIAAPRSGAPVALFDALEPGYEETAAPEPEPGYTPDRPVAAEASGRRKGRTSMPSWDEIVFGAGSRADD, encoded by the coding sequence ATGGAACAGCTCAAGGTCATCGCAACCGAGGACGACGTCATCGTCCTCGCGACCGAGTCGGGCGAGCGCTTCTCGCTCGCCATCGACGACGTGCTGCGTGCCGAGGTGCGACGCGCGCGCCGCGAGCGCGACGGCGACGAACGCTCGGCCCCCCGTCCGAGCCCGCGTGAGATCCAGGCGCACATCCGCGCAGGCCTGTCGACCGAGGAGATCGCCGCCCTCCTGGGCGCGCGTGCCGAGGACATCGCGCGCTTCGAGGGGCCCGTCCTCGCCGAGCGCGAGCACATCGTCGGTCTGGCTCTCGCCGTTCCCGTGCTGCTCGGCTCCGATCTCGACGGCGACACGCACCCGACGTTCGGCACGGCCGTCCGCGCCAAGCTCGCCGAGGCGGGCGCCTCGGGAGAGCGCTGGACGAGCTGGAAGGAGGCGACGGGCTGGATCGTGAAGCTCGAGTTCACGGCCTCCGAGATCGACCACGACGCGCGCTGGAGCTTCGAGCCGCGCCGCTCGACCCTCTCGCCCCTTAATCCCGACGCGATCCAGCTCTCGCGGCAGGGCTCGCTTCCGGAGGGTCTCATCCCTCGCCTGCGCGCCCTCGAGACGCCGCTGGTCAAGGACGACACGCGCTTCGACAGCGGCGCCTTCGGTCCGCGTCGCCTGCCCGACCCCGAGGCCGACCTCGAGAAGCCCGAGGTGCCCGCGCCCGTCGCGCCCGCCGTGCAGCAGGCCGCGATCAAGCGCGCCGACGAGCCGAACACCACGTCGCCGGAGACGGCCGACCTCCTCGAGGCGCTGCGTCGCCGGCGGGGGCAGCGCGAGCCGCTGCCCGGCGCGGACGAGATCGCGGCCCCGCGCTCGGGCGCGCCCGTCGCGCTCTTCGACGCGCTCGAGCCCGGGTACGAGGAGACGGCCGCCCCTGAGCCGGAGCCCGGCTACACCCCCGACCGCCCGGTAGCGGCGGAGGCGTCCGGACGCCGCAAGGGGCGCACGTCGATGCCGTCGTGGGACGAGATCGTCTTCGGCGCCGGCAGCCGCGCCGACGATTAG
- a CDS encoding sugar-transfer associated ATP-grasp domain-containing protein, producing the protein MPRKGLGLAPRLRYLAGRARRIDVGSVLERASEASEEHGKWRPAIVVDMLWQAGVRNVGFQDYIDYDFAILNARERATYMTHPVSNQLSQKYDHPDFRGLFQDKIEFDKAFSEHLHREWMVVEEGNADAVRAFAERLGTIVTKEPVGQAGTGVHRYHAAEIEDWDAFHRGLLERGELLIEEVIQQHPDLAAVCPGTVNTTRVTAFFDGSTTHILAIAQKFGRGAVSDQMTYGGFYTMLDDSGRALGKGYDSHGHIHEFHPESRVRIPDFQLPLMDEVVAFVDRVARVVPQVQYVGWDIVVTPTGPVLVEGNWAAGVYENKPTATGIRTGHKPRYQAAIGF; encoded by the coding sequence ATGCCTCGGAAGGGCCTCGGCCTCGCGCCGCGCCTTCGCTACCTCGCCGGACGCGCACGTCGCATCGACGTCGGATCGGTGCTCGAACGCGCCTCCGAGGCGTCGGAGGAGCACGGCAAGTGGCGTCCCGCGATCGTCGTCGACATGCTCTGGCAGGCGGGCGTCCGCAACGTGGGGTTCCAGGACTACATCGATTACGACTTCGCGATCCTCAACGCGCGCGAGCGGGCGACGTATATGACGCATCCGGTCTCGAACCAGCTGTCGCAGAAGTACGACCACCCGGATTTCCGCGGGCTCTTCCAGGACAAGATCGAGTTCGACAAGGCGTTCAGCGAGCACCTGCACCGCGAGTGGATGGTGGTCGAGGAGGGCAACGCCGACGCCGTGCGCGCGTTCGCCGAGCGCCTCGGCACGATCGTCACGAAGGAGCCCGTCGGTCAGGCCGGTACGGGCGTCCACCGGTATCACGCGGCCGAGATCGAGGATTGGGATGCCTTCCACCGCGGCCTGCTCGAGCGCGGCGAGCTCCTCATCGAGGAGGTCATCCAGCAGCACCCCGACCTCGCCGCCGTCTGCCCCGGCACCGTCAACACGACGCGCGTGACGGCCTTCTTCGACGGCTCGACGACGCACATCCTCGCCATCGCGCAGAAGTTCGGGCGAGGCGCCGTGAGCGACCAGATGACCTACGGCGGCTTCTACACGATGCTCGACGACTCTGGCCGCGCTCTCGGCAAGGGCTACGACTCGCATGGGCACATCCACGAGTTCCACCCCGAGTCGCGCGTGCGCATCCCCGACTTCCAGCTGCCGCTCATGGACGAGGTCGTCGCGTTCGTCGACCGCGTCGCCCGGGTCGTGCCGCAGGTGCAGTACGTCGGCTGGGACATCGTCGTGACCCCGACGGGGCCGGTGCTGGTCGAGGGCAACTGGGCCGCCGGCGTCTACGAGAACAAGCCGACGGCGACCGGCATCCGCACGGGCCACAAGCCGCGCTATCAGGCCGCGATCGGCTTCTGA
- a CDS encoding alanine racemase C-terminal domain-containing protein, with product MTSGDRMPGAAPRRSAPVARIDHRILRANVEALLLMTGGEYAIADLRHDAWGHGVREIARTLVEAGVDGFVVDRSVRDGLSDELPGVAVEASGDSTLDSSALFGLPGTAGTPVMRLAGSVLLVKALRAGEGVSYGFSHRARADTRIALVTGGYAQGIVRSLGDHARVRIGARRHGIVGRVAMDACVVDIGDAEVVRGDEAVFFGAHVDDPDLAVWTEHTGMTAPELVTAVGARAQREHVS from the coding sequence GTGACTTCGGGGGATCGGATGCCGGGTGCCGCGCCCCGGCGCAGCGCACCCGTCGCCCGCATCGACCACCGCATCCTCCGCGCGAACGTCGAGGCGCTGCTGCTCATGACGGGCGGGGAGTACGCGATCGCGGACCTGCGGCACGATGCGTGGGGACACGGCGTGCGGGAGATCGCCCGCACCCTCGTGGAGGCGGGCGTCGACGGCTTCGTCGTGGACCGTTCGGTGCGCGACGGGCTGAGCGACGAGCTTCCTGGCGTGGCGGTGGAGGCGTCGGGAGACTCGACGCTCGACTCGTCGGCGCTTTTCGGCCTGCCGGGCACCGCCGGCACGCCCGTCATGCGGCTCGCGGGCTCCGTGCTGCTCGTCAAGGCGCTGCGCGCGGGGGAGGGCGTCTCGTACGGCTTCAGCCACCGCGCCCGGGCCGACACGCGCATCGCACTCGTCACCGGCGGCTATGCGCAGGGCATCGTCCGCTCGCTCGGCGACCACGCGCGCGTCCGCATCGGCGCACGCCGTCACGGCATCGTGGGGCGGGTCGCCATGGATGCCTGCGTCGTCGACATCGGAGATGCCGAGGTCGTCCGCGGCGATGAGGCGGTGTTCTTCGGCGCGCACGTCGACGACCCCGACCTCGCGGTCTGGACGGAGCACACCGGCATGACGGCGCCCGAGCTCGTGACAGCGGTGGGCGCCCGAGCGCAACGCGAGCACGTGTCGTGA
- a CDS encoding alanine racemase gives MTAELRVDLDAFAQNLAVIRDRVSPAAHMLVVKDDAYGHGLDAIVTRARDEGVHWFGAFDVRTGTAVRAAVGEDAGIFVWIVATADEAQAAVDAGLDVGVGDEALLEDLAASTGLARVHLKIDTGLHRNGVRPEEWAGFVARAAELERAGSIEVVGIWSHIAEASDAEDDLARAAFDTAVQQARDAGLQPRLLHLAASAAGFARPEFRYDLVRIGAFAYGIRPAGGPGEAELGIHPISALVARVSTAGDETVSVDAGSLDGLPSTLAGRIDVGTVEGPRALRSIGVDDSVVEAWETAQPGDEVLIFGAGAPVSATDAAERIGTIGEEIALRVAPGIPRVYRGR, from the coding sequence GTGACGGCCGAGCTCCGCGTCGACCTCGACGCCTTCGCCCAGAACCTCGCTGTGATCAGAGACCGCGTATCGCCCGCCGCGCACATGCTCGTCGTGAAGGACGACGCCTACGGGCACGGCCTCGACGCGATCGTGACGCGCGCACGCGACGAAGGCGTGCACTGGTTCGGCGCTTTCGACGTGCGAACGGGCACCGCGGTCCGCGCCGCCGTCGGCGAGGACGCCGGAATCTTCGTGTGGATCGTCGCGACCGCGGACGAGGCACAGGCAGCGGTCGATGCCGGCCTCGACGTGGGAGTGGGGGATGAAGCGCTGCTCGAGGACCTCGCGGCGTCGACCGGACTCGCCCGCGTGCACCTGAAGATCGACACGGGCCTTCACCGCAACGGGGTGCGCCCGGAGGAGTGGGCCGGATTCGTGGCACGCGCCGCCGAGCTCGAGCGCGCCGGGTCGATCGAGGTAGTGGGCATCTGGAGCCACATCGCCGAAGCATCCGACGCCGAGGACGATCTCGCGCGCGCCGCCTTCGACACCGCGGTGCAGCAGGCTCGGGATGCCGGCCTCCAGCCTCGGCTGCTGCACCTGGCCGCCTCGGCAGCCGGATTCGCCCGGCCGGAGTTCCGGTACGACCTCGTGCGCATCGGCGCCTTCGCGTACGGGATCCGCCCCGCGGGTGGTCCGGGCGAGGCGGAGCTCGGCATCCACCCCATCTCCGCGCTCGTCGCGCGCGTGTCGACGGCGGGGGATGAGACCGTGTCCGTGGATGCCGGAAGCCTCGACGGACTCCCGTCGACGCTCGCGGGAAGGATCGACGTCGGCACGGTCGAGGGCCCCCGCGCCCTGCGCAGCATCGGGGTCGACGATAGCGTCGTCGAGGCGTGGGAGACGGCCCAGCCCGGTGATGAGGTGCTGATCTTCGGAGCGGGCGCGCCCGTCAGCGCGACGGACGCAGCCGAGCGGATCGGGACGATCGGCGAGGAGATCGCGCTGCGCGTGGCTCCCGGCATCCCGCGGGTGTACCGCGGTCGGTGA
- a CDS encoding coenzyme F420-0:L-glutamate ligase, with protein MSGEANAGKALTVALEGKTFARIPIKTRVVMPGDDLDAFVLEYAKGEVQPGDILFVTEKIVAITQGRSFPVDSIKPRRLALFLSKFVVKTPYGIGLGMPETMEMALRECGTIRILFAAGVSAVTKAFGRKGDFYRIAGDKARSIDGPTSGTIPPYNKAVVLGPERPRAVAAHLKGLLGHGVEVAVVDINDIGGNILGSTLLKDRERELVAILRDNPLGQGHQSTPLGIVRAA; from the coding sequence ATGAGCGGCGAGGCCAACGCCGGCAAGGCGCTGACCGTCGCTCTCGAGGGCAAGACCTTCGCCCGCATCCCGATCAAGACGCGTGTCGTCATGCCGGGAGACGACCTCGACGCGTTCGTGCTCGAGTACGCCAAGGGCGAGGTTCAGCCGGGGGACATCCTCTTCGTGACCGAGAAGATCGTCGCGATCACGCAGGGGCGCTCGTTCCCGGTCGACTCGATCAAGCCCCGCCGGCTCGCGCTCTTCCTGTCGAAGTTCGTCGTCAAGACGCCCTACGGCATCGGGCTCGGCATGCCGGAGACGATGGAGATGGCGCTGCGCGAGTGCGGCACGATCCGCATCCTCTTCGCGGCGGGCGTCTCGGCCGTCACGAAGGCTTTCGGGCGCAAGGGCGACTTCTACCGCATCGCCGGCGACAAGGCCCGGTCGATCGACGGCCCGACGAGCGGCACGATCCCGCCGTACAACAAGGCCGTCGTGCTCGGCCCGGAGCGTCCGCGCGCCGTCGCCGCGCACCTCAAGGGCCTGCTCGGCCACGGGGTCGAAGTCGCCGTCGTCGACATCAACGACATCGGCGGCAACATCCTGGGCTCGACGCTGCTCAAGGACCGCGAGCGGGAGCTCGTCGCCATCCTGCGCGACAACCCGCTCGGCCAGGGGCACCAGTCGACGCCGCTCGGCATCGTCCGCGCGGCCTGA
- a CDS encoding alkaline phosphatase family protein, which yields MSLSLPAEPPRARSLTRVVPELLAALGGGGEWFGPATSAIVFVVDGLGARNLGARTGHSRFLAERGGRRDVARSVFPSTTVASLTSLLTGVDPGEHGLVGYRVRIPGTDDAPNQLKGWETDGLDPRTWQRAQPVFEREAADGRPCFVVSRPKFVGSGFTTATMRGAEFVPAPNADTGAAIAADLAAQHPGSLVYLYAPELDGIAHRRGWESDEWAEGLETVDAAARSLAAALRPGVGALVTADHGIVDVPRHRHVLLSEGDGLVDDVRVIGGEPRMLHLYAEEGREDAVLGAWRASESARSWVVSRDEAIDAGLFGRVDDAVRARIGDVVVAARSGIAYYDDRLSDKGPQNMVGQHGSLTDEERTVPLIRLGAFA from the coding sequence ATGTCCCTCAGCCTACCCGCGGAGCCGCCCCGCGCCCGGAGCCTCACCCGTGTCGTGCCCGAGCTGCTCGCGGCCCTCGGCGGGGGAGGAGAGTGGTTCGGCCCCGCCACCAGCGCGATCGTGTTCGTGGTCGACGGGCTCGGCGCGCGCAACCTCGGCGCCCGCACGGGCCACTCGCGGTTCCTCGCCGAGAGGGGCGGACGTCGCGACGTCGCGCGCTCGGTCTTCCCCTCGACCACCGTCGCGTCGCTCACGTCCCTTCTGACGGGCGTCGACCCCGGCGAGCACGGCCTCGTCGGCTACCGCGTGCGGATCCCGGGCACCGACGACGCGCCCAATCAGCTCAAGGGCTGGGAGACCGACGGACTCGATCCGCGGACCTGGCAGCGCGCTCAGCCCGTCTTCGAGCGGGAGGCGGCCGACGGCAGGCCGTGCTTCGTCGTCTCGCGGCCGAAGTTCGTCGGTTCGGGCTTCACGACGGCGACGATGCGCGGCGCCGAGTTCGTCCCTGCCCCCAACGCAGACACGGGCGCCGCCATCGCCGCCGACCTCGCGGCGCAGCATCCCGGCTCTCTCGTCTACCTGTACGCACCCGAGCTGGACGGCATCGCCCACCGGCGCGGCTGGGAGTCCGACGAGTGGGCCGAAGGCCTGGAGACGGTGGATGCCGCGGCACGGTCGCTCGCGGCCGCGCTGCGGCCCGGTGTCGGCGCTCTCGTGACGGCGGACCACGGCATCGTCGACGTCCCTCGCCACCGCCACGTCCTGCTCTCCGAGGGCGACGGTCTCGTCGACGACGTGCGCGTCATCGGCGGCGAGCCCCGCATGCTGCACCTCTACGCGGAGGAGGGCAGGGAGGATGCCGTGCTCGGCGCCTGGCGGGCCTCGGAGTCCGCGCGCTCCTGGGTCGTCTCGCGGGACGAGGCGATCGACGCCGGGCTCTTCGGCCGGGTGGACGATGCGGTGCGCGCGCGCATCGGCGACGTTGTGGTCGCGGCGCGCTCAGGCATCGCGTACTACGACGACCGGCTGAGCGACAAGGGTCCGCAGAACATGGTCGGGCAGCACGGCTCGCTCACCGACGAGGAGCGGACCGTGCCTCTCATCAGGCTGGGCGCTTTCGCCTAA